The Sesamum indicum cultivar Zhongzhi No. 13 linkage group LG6, S_indicum_v1.0, whole genome shotgun sequence genome has a segment encoding these proteins:
- the LOC105163758 gene encoding NDR1/HIN1-like protein 13, whose product MADSRVHPTTADSHPPPPSSSSPKNSTEHPIPPNPPPSKPVPPPATYVVQLPREQILRYPPPENARKFQALTRRKNRRSCCRRCCCFTLCLLVFLVIAAAVSAGVLYLVFRFKSPKYTVTHLAIKGMNLTSAAPISPGFDVTIRAENPNSKVGIHYLKDSAVNVFYNDVKLSNGVLPAFYQPRKNVTVLKTALTGSDVVLGGTVKTALRNAQNQGRIPFLVKTKAPVKIEVGSVKTWEITVKVKCDIVVDGLNQKAQIVSHDCDFSVRLW is encoded by the coding sequence ATGGCTGACTCCCGGGTTCATCCCACCACCGCCGACTCCCATCCGCCTCCGCCCTCGTCTTCATCACCCAAGAACTCCACTGAGCATCCCATCCCGCCGAACCCTCCCCCATCGAAGCCAGTCCCTCCCCCGGCGACTTATGTGGTCCAGCTCCCCAGAGAACAAATACTCCGCTACCCTCCGCCTGAGAACGCTAGGAAATTCCAAGCCTTAACCCGCCGGAAGAACCGTAGGAGCTGCTGCCGCCGCTGTTGCTGCTTCACTCTCTGCCTGCTCGTATTCCTCGTCATCGCCGCTGCCGTTTCCGCCGGAGTGCTATACCTCGTTTTCCGGTTCAAATCACCCAAGTATACTGTCACTCACCTCGCGATCAAGGGGATGAATCTGACGTCTGCGGCGCCGATCTCGCCGGGATTTGACGTCACCATTAGAGCGGAGAACCCTAACAGCAAGGTAGGCATACACTACTTGAAAGACAGCGCCGTTAACGTCTTCTACAACGACGTGAAGCTCAGCAACGGCGTATTGCCGGCATTCTACCAGCCGAGGAAGAACGTCACGGTGCTGAAAACGGCGTTAACCGGATCCGACGTGGTACTGGGCGGCACCGTTAAGACGGCGTTAAGAAACGCGCAGAATCAAGGGAGGATCCCGTTCCTCGTTAAAACAAAAGCGCCCGTTAAGATAGAGGTGGGGTCCGTTAAGACGTGGGAAATCACCGTTAAGGTGAAATGCGACATCGTCGTGGATGGGTTGAATCAGAAGGCTCAGATTGTGTCCCATGATTGTGATTTTAGTGTGAGATTGTGGTAG
- the LOC105163759 gene encoding probable inactive receptor kinase At5g10020, with the protein MRSICFVLLLLLVELAVGESDIDALLELKKGIQTDTSGKVLSTWDSNSLASDGCPKNWYGISCSNGHVTSITLNGLGLVGEFNFPAISKLQMLLNLSLSNNQFNGTIGKEIDSLQSLKSLDLSCNLFGGSIPSQLTSLRNLVLVNISLNKMEGEIPSGFGSMKLLKYLDLHSNGFVGDVMGLLAQLGDVTYVDLSCNGFSGSLDLGIGNPDFISSVQYLNISNNNLTGPLFPHDGIPYFDNLEVFDASDNHFVGNVPSFSFVVSLRVIKLRNNQLSGALPQGLLQESSMILSELDLSHNQLEGPVESISSVNLRSLNLSSNRLSGPLPARIGHCTVIDLSNNTFTGNLSRTQSWGNYVEVIELSSNELTGSLPNQTSQFLRLTSLRISNNLLEGILPHVLGTYPELEVIDFSHNKLSGFLLPSLFNSTKLTNINLSWNNFSGTIPADAITRQNYSLLSLNLSHNAFMGPLPPELGRFQGIVYLDLSSNLLEGGIPNDLPNTITGFNVSYNNLSGVVPQSLQRFPSSSFHPGNDLLVLPNEAPSPKGGNDLNFRDHGSHTKSANRAALIAGVVGGVSVIAILTLVIYLRVHQEGNKAISTETGGKKVLSSSDIESGNQPATVSSVVPSPKDRDHPESTRKVDVVSSPISMTPSVNTSPAKLRHQSENASALKVCSPDKLAGDLHLFDNSLKFTPEELSSAPAEAVGMSCHGTLYKAVLSSGHVLAVKLLKEGIAKGRKEFAREAKKLGNIRHPNLVSLQGFYWGPKEHEKLIISKYINAPSLALYLHGTDQGALPPLSLADRQKVALDVACCLTYLHTESAIPHGNLKSTNILIEVPNINVLLTDYSLHRLLTSAGTAEQVLNAGALGYLPPEFTSTSKPCPSLKSDVYAFGVILLELLTGRSSADIVPGNPEVVDLSEWVSLMAAENRAVECFDLQILGTESRESLPKGLDSMLQIALKCILPAAERPDMKMIFEELSAIQV; encoded by the exons ATGCGGTCCATTTGTTTTGTGTTACTGTTATTACTTGTAGAATTAGCAGTAGGAGAATCAGACATTGATGCACTTTTGGAACTCAAAAAGGGTATTCAGACAGACACTTCTGGTAAAGTTCTTTCTACATGGGACTCTAATTCTTTGGCATCTGATGGTTGCCCCAAGAACTGGTATGGTATCAGCTGTAGTAATGGCCATGTTACTTCAATCACACTGAATGGTTTAGGCCTAGTTGGAGAATTCAACTTTCCTGCCATTTCCAAGCTCCAAATGCTTCTCAACTTATCTCTGTCCAATAATCAGTTCAACGGCACCATCGGAAAAGAGATTGATTCGCTTCAGTCGTTAAAAAGTTTGGATCTTTCCTGCAATTTGTTTGGTGGGTCAATTCCTTCTCAATTGACCAGTTTAAGAAACTTGGTGCTTGTGAATATTTCATTGAATAAAATGGAAGGAGAAATCCCCTCTGGTTTTGGTAGTATGAAGCTGTTGAAGTACTTAGATTTGCATTCCAATGGTTTTGTGGGAGATGTCATGGGCCTTTTGGCTCAGTTAGGAGACGTGACGTATGTTGATCTCAGCTGCAACGGTTTCTCTGGAAGCTTGGACCTGGGAATAGGAAATCctgattttatttcttcagTTCAGTATCTCAACATCAGCAATAATAACTTGACGGGGCCTCTCTTCCCTCATGATGGAATACCGTATTTCGACAATCTAGAGGTGTTTGATGCAAGTGACAATCATTTCGTTGGAAATGTGCCTTCATTCAGTTTTGTAGTCTCTCTCCGAGTTATTAAGCTTCGCAACAACCAGTTGTCGGGAGCGTTGCCTCAGGGTCTTTTGCAGGAGAGCTCGATGATCTTGTCTGAGTTGGATCTAAGCCATAATCAGCTCGAAG GTCCTGTTGAAAGCATAAGTTCTGTGAATCTGAGGAGTCTAAATTTATCTTCGAATAGGCTTTCTGGGCCGTTGCCGGCTCGGATAGGGCACTGTACCGTCATAGATCTCAGTAATAATACGTTCACTGGAAACCTTTCAAGAACTCAGAGTTGGGGAAATTACGTGGAAGTTATTGAATTAAGCTCAAATGAGCTGACGGGATCCTTGCCGAACCAAACATCTCAGTTCTTGAGGCTtacttcattaaggatctccAACAACTTGTTAGAGGGCATTCTTCCACATGTTCTTGGAACATATCCCGAGCTAGAAGTGATTGATTTTAGCCATAACAAGTTGAGTGGTTTCCTCCTTCCCAGCCTTTTTAACTCGACAAAATTGACCAACATTAACCTGTCTTGGAACAACTTTTCCGGGACGATACCTGCTGATGCAATTACCCGCCAAAACTACAGCCTGTTATCTCTCAATCTGTCGCATAATGCATTTATGGGCCCATTGCCCCCCGAATTGGGCAGGTTCCAAGGCATTGTATATCTTGACCTGTCGAGCAACCTTCTTGAAGGTGGCATCCCCAACGACCTTCCAAACACAATCACAGGATTTAACGTATCTTACAATAATCTGTCTGGAGTTGTTCCCCAAAGCTTGCAGAGATTCCCGTCTTCATCATTCCATCCTGGAAATGACTTGCTTGTTCTCCCAAATGAGGCACCTTCCCCAAAAGGTGGTAACGACCTAAATTTTAGGGATCATGGTTCTCATACTAAATCTGCAAACAGGGCAGCCCTTATTGCTGGTGTGGTAGGTGGCGTGTCAGTTATAGCTATACTGACTTTAGTGATCTACCTCCGAGTCCATCAAGAAGGAAACAAGGCAATCTCAACTGAAACCGGTGGAAAGAAAG TTCTGTCTTCCTCCGATATCGAATCCGGCAATCAGCCAGCGACTGTGTCATCAGTTGTACCGAGTCCTAAAGATCGCGACCATCCAGAATCAACAAGAAAAGTTGATGTGGTATCTTCTCCTATATCAATGACGCCATCAGTTAACACCTCACCTGCCAAGCTCCGGCATCAGTCAGAAAATGCAAGTGCACTGAAAGTTTGCTCACCGGACAAACTAGCGGGAGATTTACATCTCTTTGATAACTCCTTGAAGTTCACTCCTGAAGAACTATCTTCTGCACCTGCAGAAGCCGTCGGTATGAGCTGCCACGGCACTCTGTATAAGGCTGTGCTTTCTTCAGGTCATGTTCTGGCAGTAAAATTGCTTAAAGAAGGGATAGCTAAAGGTAGAAAGGAATTCGCTAGAGAAGCAAAGAAACTTGGCAATATTAGACATCCAAATTTGGTTTCACTTCAGGGCTTCTACTGGGGTCCAAAGGAACATGAGaaattaatcatatcaaaGTATATCAACGCTCCGAGTCTGGCACTTTATCTTCATG GGACAGATCAAGGAGCACTCCCTCCTTTGTCTCTCGCAGACAGGCAAAAGGTTGCTCTCGACGTGGCTTGCTGCCTTACTTACCTACACACTGAAAGTGCCATACCTCATGGCAACCTGAAATCCACTAACATTCTGATCGAAGTTCCCAACATAAACGTGCTGTTGACAGATTACAGTCTTCACCGTCTACTGACATCAGCCGGAACGGCCGAGCAAGTGCTGAACGCCGGTGCTCTTGGCTACCTGCCGCCTGAGTTCACCAGCACAAGTAAACCTTGCCCTTCTCTAAAGAGCGATGTATACGCTTTTGGGGTTATTCTTCTGGAACTTTTGACCGGAAGAAGTTCAGCCGATATCGTTCCAGGGAACCCTGAAGTAGTCGATCTATCAGAATGGGTGAGCTTAATGGCTGCAGAGAATCGTGCGGTTGAGTGCTTTGATTTGCAGATTTTAGGCACAGAAAGCAGAGAGAGCCTTCCAAAGGGTCTTGATTCCATGCTTCAGATTGCTCTGAAATGTATACTTCCGGCCGCAGAACGGCCCGACATGAAAATGATATTCGAAGAGCTTTCTGCTATACAAGTGTGA